The nucleotide sequence GGTGGTGTTGCTACAAGACTTATCGAGAGAAATACAACAATTCCTACAAAGAAGAGTCAGGTATTCTCAACAGCAGCAGATAACCAGTCAGCCGTTGATATCAACGTACTTCAGGGTGAGAGACAGTTTGCAAAGGATAATAAGTCCTTAGGACAGTTCCGTCTCGATGGTATCCCGCCAGCAAGAAGAGGTGTTCCTCAGATCGAAGTTACATTTGATATCGATGCAAATGGTATCGTTAATGTATCTGCTAAGGATCTTGGAACAGGTCATGAGCAGCACATAACGATCACAGGCGGTTCAAATATGTCTGATGATGAGATCGATAAGGCTGTCAAAGAGGCAGCTGAGTATGAAGCTCAGGATAAGAAGAGAAAAGAAGCAATCGATGCAAGAAACGATGCTGATTCATTCGCATTCCAGACAGAGAAGGCTATGGAAGAAGTTGGTGATAAGATCGATGAGAACCAGAAGACTCAGGTTCAGACGGATCTTCAGGCACTCAAGGATCTCCTTGCAAAGAATCCTGATGCTTCCAACATGACTGATGCAGATGTAAGCGAGATCAAGGCAGCTAGAGAGAAGCTTGAGCAGTCAGCACAGCAGCTCTTCACAAAGATGTATGAGAATATGCAGCAGGCCGGCGGAGCTCAGGGACAGGCAGGTCCTGACATGAGCGGTGCAGCAGGCGCTACAGCATCCGACAGCTCATCAGACAACGGAAATGATGCAGGTCCTGACGTTGTCGATGGTGATTACAGAGAAGTATAAAGCTTTTATTGGAAGATCTGAAAAGTCTTTCTAAGGATAAGCTTTCTTGAATAATAAAGTCACAGGGTGTAGAATAATACCCTGTGACTTATTGTCGATAATGAATTAAGGATTGGAGAATTAATTATGGCAGAACAGAAACGTGACTACTACGAGGTTCTGGGTGTCGATAAAAATGCCGATGATGCTACCATAAAGCGGGCATATCGATCGCTTGCGAAGAAATATCACCCTGACGTAAATCCGGGAGATAAGACAGCAGAGGCAAAGTTTAAAGAGGCTTCAGAAGCGTATGCTGTTCTTTCTGATGCTGATAAAAGACGCCAGTATGATCAGTTTGGTCATGCAGCATTTGACGGAGGCGCTGGCGGTGGCGGCGGATTCGGTGGATTCGGCGACTTCAGCAGTGCTGATTTCTCGGATATGTTTGGCGATATTTTCGGCGATTTCTTTGGAGGCGGAAGAAGCTCAAGGAATAGCAATGGACCTGCCAAGGGTGCAAATATTCGTGTACAGGTTCGTACAACCTTTGAAGAGGCTGTATTCGGCACAGAGAAGGAAATAGAGCTTACGCTTAAGGATGAATGTCCTAAGTGCCACGGCACAGGTGCAAAGCCTGGAACAAATCCTGTAACATGTCCTAAGTGCGGAGGCAAGGGTCAGGTTGTATATACTCAGCAATCTCTTTTCGGTACGGTCAGAAATGTTCAGACCTGTCCGGATTGCGGAGGCAGCGGAAAGATCGTTAAGGAAAAATGCCCGGATTGTTATGGTACAGGCTATATCTCATCTAAAAAGAGGCTTAAGGTTACAATACCTGCCGGTATAGACAACGGTCAGATGGTAAGGCTTCGTGATAAGGGTGAGCCCGGAAGAAATGGTGGCCCTAGAGGAGATCTTCTTGTAGAAGTTGTTGTATCAAGACATCCTATTTTCCAGCGTCAGGGATACAACATTTTCTCCAGTGCTCCTATATCATTTGCACAGGCAGCTCTTGGCGGAGATGTGCTTATAGACACTGTTGATGGACGTGTAGCATATACAGTTAAGCCCGGAACACAGACTGACACAAAGATCAGATTGAAGGGCAAGGGTGTACCGTCAATTCAGAATAAGGATGTAAGAGGAGACCAGTACGTCACTTTGGTAGTTCAGGTACCCACAGGCCTCACATCAAGCTCTAAGGAGCTCTTAAGGCAGTTTGATGAGCTCACAGGCGATTCTCTTCATGATGTAGAGCGTCGCTCAGGCACAGAAAAAGAACCTAAGAAGAAAAAGGGATTTTTCGGCTGATAAACAGACATAAAAAAGCTTACCGATAATGGTTATTCGTTGAAACCATTTCGGTAAGCTTTTTTTCGCTTATCGCTTGTTGCCTGTTACGCTGTTCGCCTCAAAGTTCCTACGAGCAACGCAACAGGCGATAAGCGAAAAATTATAGGGTTTCGAGAAAGAGCATCTGTTCATCGTCGTATCTGCCGGAGATGACACCCTTTACGATGGTGCCGGGGGCATAGACCTTGTCAGGACTGCAAACTCGTATGTACTCCTTGCTGTAGCCTGAGGAGTCTTCTTCGAAGAGAACCTCGACTTCACGGCCTATGGCATTATCCATAAATTCAGACTTATGTTTTGAATTAAGATCCTGCAGTACGAGACTTCTTTTGTGCTTTTCGGCATCTGTAAGCTGGCTGGACATTCTGTCGGCAGGAGTACCGTGTCTTCTTGAGTATTTGAAGATATGAGTTTCGTAGAAATTGATATCTTCAACGAATCTGACGGTCTCATCAAATTCTTCATCTGTCTCAGCCGGGAAACCAACGATAATATCCGTTGTGATGGCTGGATGATCAAAGTATTTTCTTAAAATATCTACTCCCTGAGAATATTCCGCTAAGCTGTAGTGCCTGTTCATTCGCTTCAGTACAGTGTCAGAACCGCTCTGAAGTGAAAGATGGAAATGAGGACAGATCTTTGGAATAGCAGAGAGCTCTCTGGCAAAATCCTCCGTCACAATGCGGGGTTCAAGTGAGCCTAAGCGTATTCTTTTAACACCTTCTATTTCTGCAGTTTTCTTTAAGAAATCAATAAGTGGTGCCTTAAGCCTTCCGGAGTGATATTCACTGATGAATTCTGCAAAATTCATATGTCTTTCAGCGGATGAGGGGGATGGAAGACGATCGATTCCGTATGAAGAAAGATGAATTCCGGTAATTACAAATTCACTATAGCCCTCATGTGATAGTGATTCTATTTCATCCAGGGCTTCTTGTTCATTTCTGCTGCGGATTTCTTCGCGGGCATAGGGGATGATACAGTAGGAGCAGTACATTTCACATCCATCCTGAATCTTTATGAAGGCTCTTGTGTGGTTTCCTTCAATTTCAGAATGTCTTTTTTTGATCGGAGAAGAATCATTTTCTGAAAAGTCTTCAATGGAATCATAATTGTTGATATCCGGATGATCAGATATATATTTATCTGTTATTTTTGCAATTTCAGCCTTCTCTTTATTGCCAATAACGATATCAACGCCTTCGTTCAGAACGTCTTCCTTTTGTCTTGTATTAACATAGCAGCCGGCTGCTATAACAATTGCGTTCGGATTTTTCTGTCTGGCTTTGTGTAACATCTGTCTGGATTTTCTGTCTGCAATATTTGTGACAGAACAGGTATTTATAACATAGATATCGGCTTTTTCATCGAAAGGGACTATTTTATAGCCATCCTCAGAGAGGGCTTTTTGCATAATGTCCATTTCATAAGCGTTTACTTTACATCCAAGATTGTGTAATGCTGCAGTTTTCAAAATTTCTCCTTATAAAATAAAAAAATTAAAAATGCTGAATACTCAGTTATTCTGTGAATTCTAACCAAAAAGTTAACCAAAATTTAGCGGGTTTGATATTGACTTTTGTATTATCCAAAAGTAAGATATTATAGTAAACACAAATTAAGGAGGTCATTTATGAAGACAGTAAAAATTTCACTGAATTCTATAGACAAGGTAAAGTCATTCGTTAACGACATCACAAAATTTGATTACGATTTTGATCTTGTGTCGGGAAGATACGTTATCGATGCTAAGTCAATAATGGGTATCTTCAGCCTTGATCTTTCAAAGCCAATCGATCTTAACATTCACGCTGAGGAAAATGTTGAGGAAGTATTGAAGATCTTAAATCCGTATATGGTATAAAACGGATAGGGGTATTGGTTATTGAGGGGGCAGATGTTTTGCATCAACGCAGACATCGGCCCTTTTTTGCGAATCTGTCCGGCGAGTTCATTTAAGAACCGCCGGATTTTTTAGTTTATTTCCTCTAAACCGGGAATCGTATCCTTAACACCTATTATAGTGCCCGCCAGATCATAGATATGCAGGTCATAGGGCATATAGAAATCAGGATAGGCCGGATCGAAAATGTAAATGCAATCTTCTTCGGGTTCCCCGTCTTCAAGCTCTTTTGTGTACTCGGCGAGCTTTTCATCAACTAAAGAGTCTATATTTCTTGAAAAATAAAAACGGTTAATGGTCAGTCCGTGCTCATATGCAAAAAAAGCATATTTATTCAGGTCTATATTATTGTCATAAAACATCACCAAATGCTCATAATTATCAAGCACTGCCAAAAGTTCCGGAGAATCCAGATCACAACTGTGTTTTTTGTGTTCTCTGACAATATCCTCCCGGGTCTGGGCAAAAGTGCCGGAAAGATCGTAAAACTGAACTAAAAGGCAGACGCTAAGGACAATAAGACTTATAATTCTGTTAGTATATCTCCTTAAAAATACAAATGCCGTTAAGGCGATTAAAAATGTCAAAGGCCAGATAAAACGTCCTGTGGATCGGAAAATACCGAAAAATTTATCGATCAGCTTGATCCTTGGAAATGTAAAAATAATATCAGTTCCAAAGGAAACTGTCGGATATACCGAAAACAGGGCAAAGACCAAAGCCATAAGAAATAGCAGAAAACGTCTCGGATGAGAATTTATAAGCTTTCCCAGAGAACTCTTTCTTTTATCTCTGATCAGATGTACTAGCAGCGCTCCCAGGCTTATAATGAACATTATGATAATACCAAGGCCTAAATATCCAAAGCCTTCATATTGGAATTCTCCGACCAGATCAAGATCCGGAAGTACGAGGCCAATACCCATCGGATTAAAAAGTGAATTTAAATTGCTTTCAAATCCGCCGGCATAATATACGGTGGAAACATTTCCATAGAAACCTCCCTCGATAAATAGACCGAAGATCCCTATGACCGTATACGAAAGACCGATTATAATTGAAGAGGGCAGCTCCTTATTCCTGTAAAATGTCTCCAGCTCCGAAAAGAACCAGATTATAAAGACCATCATCCAGAGATAGGGATGAATGGTAATTGCCAGAAAAGAGCTTATCGTCCATGCTGCAAGTCTTTTCCTCAATTTCCATCGCCAACTGTCAGAAAACCATATGAGCAGCGGCAAAAGTATGAGCCATTGTGCCGTAAGAGTGGTATGAAAAAACATTCTCTGCAGCAGATGTGGAATAACACTGAAAAAAGCCGAACCAATAATAGCATGGTAAGGCTCTCTTAGAAGTTTATGCAGAATAAGACCTGCAAATCCACCGGTAAGACCCATTGAGATCATTCCAAAAAATCCAAGATATTGGAAGGTTTCCGGAAGAATATTTCTGAAAAGCTTGAATATCACAGCAAAAAGAGGGATGGAGTCTGTATAAAGTACAGAAATAGAAAAGGGCCATGACAGTGAATTCATAAGCCCTAAAGGAAAACTCCAGTCACTGTTTCTGAAATGACACCAGCCGATATAGTGCTGCTTGATATCCGGATCTTTTATGT is from Lachnospiraceae bacterium C1.1 and encodes:
- the dnaJ gene encoding molecular chaperone DnaJ; this translates as MAEQKRDYYEVLGVDKNADDATIKRAYRSLAKKYHPDVNPGDKTAEAKFKEASEAYAVLSDADKRRQYDQFGHAAFDGGAGGGGGFGGFGDFSSADFSDMFGDIFGDFFGGGRSSRNSNGPAKGANIRVQVRTTFEEAVFGTEKEIELTLKDECPKCHGTGAKPGTNPVTCPKCGGKGQVVYTQQSLFGTVRNVQTCPDCGGSGKIVKEKCPDCYGTGYISSKKRLKVTIPAGIDNGQMVRLRDKGEPGRNGGPRGDLLVEVVVSRHPIFQRQGYNIFSSAPISFAQAALGGDVLIDTVDGRVAYTVKPGTQTDTKIRLKGKGVPSIQNKDVRGDQYVTLVVQVPTGLTSSSKELLRQFDELTGDSLHDVERRSGTEKEPKKKKGFFG
- a CDS encoding MiaB/RimO family radical SAM methylthiotransferase, whose amino-acid sequence is MKTAALHNLGCKVNAYEMDIMQKALSEDGYKIVPFDEKADIYVINTCSVTNIADRKSRQMLHKARQKNPNAIVIAAGCYVNTRQKEDVLNEGVDIVIGNKEKAEIAKITDKYISDHPDINNYDSIEDFSENDSSPIKKRHSEIEGNHTRAFIKIQDGCEMYCSYCIIPYAREEIRSRNEQEALDEIESLSHEGYSEFVITGIHLSSYGIDRLPSPSSAERHMNFAEFISEYHSGRLKAPLIDFLKKTAEIEGVKRIRLGSLEPRIVTEDFARELSAIPKICPHFHLSLQSGSDTVLKRMNRHYSLAEYSQGVDILRKYFDHPAITTDIIVGFPAETDEEFDETVRFVEDINFYETHIFKYSRRHGTPADRMSSQLTDAEKHKRSLVLQDLNSKHKSEFMDNAIGREVEVLFEEDSSGYSKEYIRVCSPDKVYAPGTIVKGVISGRYDDEQMLFLETL
- a CDS encoding HPr family phosphocarrier protein is translated as MKTVKISLNSIDKVKSFVNDITKFDYDFDLVSGRYVIDAKSIMGIFSLDLSKPIDLNIHAEENVEEVLKILNPYMV
- a CDS encoding DUF6311 domain-containing protein; amino-acid sequence: MKPNKRAVFLFSFLLGIILFTAIYGIRVIDPQYDLWIFDIKDPDIKQHYIGWCHFRNSDWSFPLGLMNSLSWPFSISVLYTDSIPLFAVIFKLFRNILPETFQYLGFFGMISMGLTGGFAGLILHKLLREPYHAIIGSAFFSVIPHLLQRMFFHTTLTAQWLILLPLLIWFSDSWRWKLRKRLAAWTISSFLAITIHPYLWMMVFIIWFFSELETFYRNKELPSSIIIGLSYTVIGIFGLFIEGGFYGNVSTVYYAGGFESNLNSLFNPMGIGLVLPDLDLVGEFQYEGFGYLGLGIIIMFIISLGALLVHLIRDKRKSSLGKLINSHPRRFLLFLMALVFALFSVYPTVSFGTDIIFTFPRIKLIDKFFGIFRSTGRFIWPLTFLIALTAFVFLRRYTNRIISLIVLSVCLLVQFYDLSGTFAQTREDIVREHKKHSCDLDSPELLAVLDNYEHLVMFYDNNIDLNKYAFFAYEHGLTINRFYFSRNIDSLVDEKLAEYTKELEDGEPEEDCIYIFDPAYPDFYMPYDLHIYDLAGTIIGVKDTIPGLEEIN